ATGAATTCACGAGGCGCTACCTAAATAGCTTTCGGGGAGAACCAGCTATCTCCCGGTTTGATTGGCCTTTCACCCCCAGCCACAAGTCATCCGCTAATTTTTCAACATTAGTCGGTTCGGTCCTCCAGTTAGTGTTACCCAACCTTCAACCTGCCCATGGCTAGATCACCGGGTTTCGGGTCTATACCCTGCAACTTAACGCCCAGTTAAGACTCGGTTTCCCTTCGGCTCCCCTATTCGGTTAACCTTGCTACAGAATATAAGTCGCTGACCCATTATACAAAAGGTACGCAGTCACACGCCGAAGCGTGCTCCCACTGCTTGTACGTACACGGTTTCAGGTTCTTTTTCACTCCCCTCACCGGGGTTCTTTTCGCCTTTCCCTCACGGTACTGGTTCACTATCGGTCAGTCAGGAGTATTTAGCCTTGGAGGATGGTCCCCCCATATTCAGACAGGATACCACGTGTCCCGCCCTACTCATCGAGCTCACAGCATGTGCATTTTTGTGTACGGGGCTGTCACCCTGTATCGCGCGCCTTTCCAGACGCTTCCACTAACACACACACTGATTCAGGCTCTGGGCTCCTCCCCGTTCGCTCGCCGCTACTGGGGGAATCTCGGTTGATTTCTTTTCCTCGGGGTACTTAGATGTTTCAGTTCCCCCGGTTCGCCTCATTAACCTATGGATTCAGTTAATGATAGTGTGACGAATCACACTGGGTTTCCCCATTCGGAAATCGCCGGTTATAACGGTTCATATCACCTTACCGACGCTTATCGCAGATTAGCACGTCCTTCATCGCCTCTGACTGCCAGGGCATCCACCGTGTACGCTTAGTCGCTTAACCTCACAACCCGAAGATGTTTCACTTCTGATTGCGAAAATTTGAGAGACTCACGAACAACTTTCGTTGTTCAGTGTTTCAATTTTCAGCTTGATCCAGATTTTTAAAGAGCAAAACTTCGCAGTGAACCTTTGCAGGTACACTCTGAAGTATTTTTTATTTAATCACTACAGAGATGGTGGAGCTATGCGGGATCGAACCGCAGACCTCCTGCGTGCAAAGCAGGCGCTCTCCCAGCTGAGCTATAGCCCCATAACATGTAGTTAAAACCTCTTCAAATTTGCGGTGCAAATTTGGTAGGCCTGAGTGGACTTGAACCACCGACCTCACCCTTATCAGGGGTGCGCTCTAACCACCTGAGCTACAAGCCTGTAGAGGTTTTACTGCTCATTTTCATCAGACAATCTGTGTGAGCACTGCAAAGAACGGTTCTTTAAGGTAAGGAGGTGATCCAACCGCAGGTTCCCCTACGGTTACCTTGTTACGACTTCACCCCAGTCATGAATCACAAAGTGGTAAGCGCCCTCCCGAAGGTTAAGCTACCTACTTCTTTTGCAACCCACTCCCATGGTGTGACGGGCGGTGTGTACAAGGCCCGGGAACGTATTCACCGTGGCATTCTGATCCACGATTACTAGCGATTCCGACTTCATGGAGTCGAGTTGCAGACTCCAATCCGGACTACGACGCACTTTATGAGGTCCGCTTGCTCTCGCGAGGTCGCTTCTCTTTGTATGCGCCATTGTAGCACGTGTGTAGCCCTGGTCGTAAGGGCCATGATGACTTGACGTCATCCCCACCTTCCTCCAGTTTATCACTGGCAGTCTCCTTTGAGTTCCCGGCCGGACCGCTGGCAACAAAGGATAAGGGTTGCGCTCGTTGCGGGACTTAACCCAACATTTCACAACACGAGCTGACGACAGCCATGCAGCACCTGTCTCACGGTTCCCGAAGGCACATTCTCATCTCTGAAAACTTCCGTGGATGTCAAGACCAGGTAAGGTTCTTCGCGTTGCATCGAATTAAACCACATGCTCCACCGCTTGTGCGGGCCCCCGTCAATTCATTTGAGTTTTAACCTTGCGGCCGTACTCCCCAGGCGGTCGACTTAACGCGTTAGCTCCGGAAGCCACGCCTCAAGGGCACAACCTCCAAGTCGACATCGTTTACGGCGTGGACTACCAGGGTATCTAATCCTGTTTGCTCCCCACGCTTTCGCACCTGAGCGTCAGTCTTCGTCCAGGGGGCCGCCTTCGCCACCGGTATTCCTCCAGATCTCTACGCATTTCACCGCTACACCTGGAATTCTACCCCCCTCTACGAGACTCAAGCTTGCCAGTATCAGATGCAGTTCCCAGGTTGAGCCCGGGGATTTCACATCTGACTTAACAAACCGCCTGCGTGCGCTTTACGCCCAGTAATTCCGATTAACGCTTGCACCCTCCGTATTACCGCGGCTGCTGGCACGGAGTTAGCCGGTGCTTCTTCTGCGGGTAACGTCAATGAGCAAAGGTATTAACTTTACTCCCTTCCTCCCCGCTGAAAGTACTTTACAACCCGAAGGCCTTCTTCATACACGCGGCATGGCTGCATCAGGCTTGCGCCCATTGTGCAATATTCCCCACTGCTGCCTCCCGTAGGAGTCTGGACCGTGTCTCAGTTCCAGTGTGGCTGGTCATCCTCTCAGACCAGCTAGGGATCGTCGCCTAGGTGAGCCGTTACCCCACCTACTAGCTAATCCCATCTGGGCACATCCGATGGCAAGAGGCCCGAAGGTCCCCCTCTTTGGTCTTGCGACATTATGCGGTATTAGCTACCGTTTCCAGTAGTTATCCCCCTCCATCAGGCAGTTTCCCAGACATTACTCACCCGTCCGCCACTCGTCAGCGAATCAGCAAGCTGATTCCTGTTACCGTTCGACTTGCATGTGTTAGGCCTGCCGCCAGCGTTCAATCTGAGCCATGATCAAACTCTTCAATTTAAAAGTTTGATGCTCAAAGAATTAAACTTCGTAATGAATTACGTGTTCACTCTTGAGACTTGGTATTCATTTTTCGTCTTGCGACGTTAAGAATCCGTATCTTCGAGTGCCCACACAGATTGTCTGATAAATTGTTAAAGAGCAGTGCCGCTTCGCTTTTTCTCAGCGGCGCGGGGTGTGCATAATACGCTTTCCCGCTTCAGAGTCAAGCATTTTTTTTGCTTTTCTCTGTCGAGATTCTCAGGAGAATCTCGCTGACCCGGCGGCGTGTTTGCCGTTGTTCCGTGTCAGTGGTGGCGCATTATAGGGAGTTATTCCGGCCTGACAAGAGGAAATTTAAAATAATTTTCCGACCGCGCATTTTTTACTCTTTATGCTTATTTCAGCGTCGGTTTGTCGGTTAAATGGGCGATTTCTCGGGCGAAATTCGCCACCTGCTGCCAATCGGTATAGACAACTTCTTTGCGCGTATCCGTTTCACCGCCTGACATCTTCATAATCAGCTTGATCATAAAGCGGTCGTACCAGCGGTAACGTGGATAACGTAGCGCCCCGGCAATGACGGCACAGCGATCGGGACGCCATTGTGAACTCATCAGAAACTTCCGCGCGTAGCTGTTGGTCTGTGGAGTACGCTTCTCCGGTTTACGCGCCACCAGGTTTACGGAGTAAAAGGCGCTCGGCATCGAATTCAGCCGCGTCGCATGCTTTTTGACAAATTCCTGGAACGCAGAGTGGTAGTGACCATAGCGAATAGAAGCACCAATGACCACGCGATCGTAGTTTTCCCACTGGGGTTCTTCAATGCGATGCACATTGGCGACATCCGCCTGGATCCCCAGTTCTTTCAGTTCCGAAGCCAGGTAGGCGGCAATCTCGCGCGTTTGTCCGTCCCTTGTTGAGAAAAGAATTAATGTTTTCACGTATTACTCCATCATTCACGCCAGAAAGTCGGGGTAAAGAGCACCAGCAATGTAAAGACCTCGAGACGACCAAACAGCATGTTGGCAATCAGGATCCATTTAGCCACCGGGTTCATACTGGTAAAGTTATCAGCAACCACGCCAAGCCCTGGCCCCAGGTTATTCAATGTCGCAACAACCGAGGCAAAGGCAGAAAAGTCATCCACGCCAGTGGCGATAATCGCCAGCATACTGACGATAAACACCAGGGCATAGGCGGAGAAAAATCCCCAAACGGCTTCGAGGATACGTTCCGGCAGTGCGCGATTCCCCAGCTTAATGCTATACACGGCGTTCGGGTGCACCAGTCGTTTCAGCTCACGGTTCCCCTGCTTAAACAGCAGCAGAATGCGGATCACTTTCAGGCCACCGCCCGTAGACCCGGCGCAACCGCCAATAAATGCTGAACATAAAAGCAGTACCGGCAAAAAGAGCGGCCAGCGGGCAATGCTATCTGTCGTAAATCCGGCGGTCGTCGCCATCGACACCACCTGAAAAAACGCCTGGTTAATTGTCATCAGCGCCGAACTGTAGACATTATGAAACCACAGCACGAGGGTACAAATAACCACCAGCGTAAACTGTACGCCGATAAACATGCGAAATTCCGGATCGCGCCAATAAACCTTCAGACTACGCCCACTTAACAGTGAAAAGTGCAGACCGTAGTTACAGCCGGAGATCAGCAGGAAGATAGCAATGATAGTGTTAATAGTCGGGCTGTCGAAATAACCGATACTGGCATCATGTGTCGAGAAGCCGCCAATAGCGATAGTCGCAAAGCTATGGCCGATGGCATCAAAGGCATCCATTCCGGCAAACCACAACGCCAGCGCACAGGCGACGGTCAGCAAGACATAAATCAACCACAGGGTTTTCGCCGTTTCCGCAATTCGCGGGCGCATTTTGTTATCTTTCAGTGGGCCGGGCATTTCCGCGCGATAGAGCTGCATCCCACCCACGCCGAGGATAGGCAGTATAGCAACCGCCAAAACGATGATCCCCATCCCGCCAAACCATTGCAGCATCTGGCGATAAAAGAGGATTGCGTGAGGAAGTGTATCCAGTCCCACCAGCGTAGTGGCCCCCGTGGTAGTCAGGCCAGAGAAAGATTCAAAAAACGCATCGGTAATCGTGAGGTTCGGGCTTTCCGAGAAGATAAAAGGGAGCGCACCGACGCTACCCAGCACGGTCCAGAACAGCACCACTATCAGAAACCCTTCACGGGATTTCAGTTCGCCCTTCTCTTTGCGGTTCGGCCACCACAGCATAGAGCCAATGGCGAGGGCGACAAAAAAGGTCTGGGTAAAAGCGCGGCCCGCTCCATCCCGGTAGATGAGTGCTACCAGCCCAGGGATAATCATGGTCCCTGAAAATAAGATGACCAGTAGTCCAACAATTCGGGTAATGGCGCGAAAATGCATCTCTGCCGCTTCCTTAGTTCTGCAAAATGAAGTGGGGATTATTCTTCAATCGCTAACAATTGCAATGAACCACGGCTAAAATCCGCCAGTTTTGCGGAAAATTCAGCCACTTTCGCCGCCGGAAGCGCCACCCGCAGCAGAACGAATGCCTGATAATCACTGTTGATAATTTTGCCGCCACACTGCCCCAGCAACGCTTCAATGCCGGTTAACTGACTATATTCACATTGCAAAGTATATTCGGTTAATGGCGTCTTGCGTTGGGTCGTTAGCTGGCGCAGTGCCTGATTCACGCCGCCGCCATACGCTTTCACTAACCCACCGGTGCCCAGCAATATGCCGCCGTAGTAGCGCACCACCACGGCGGTAATTTCCCCGACGCCGCTGCCCATAAGTTGGGCGAGCATCGGTTTACCTGCCGTTCCCGCCGGTTCCCCGTCATCAGAGAAACCCAGTTGTTGAGAATCATCCGGTGCGCCAGCTACCCACGCCACGCAATGGTGGCGGGCATCAGGGTGTTCTGCCCGCACCGATTCAACAAACGCTTTTGCCGCCTCAACGCCATCGGTATGCGCCAACAGCGTAATGAAGCGGCTCTTTTTGATCTCTTCAACGACCGTGACCGGTGCCGCAGGAATTAACCAGCTTTCCATCACGCCAGTTTCAGATCCCGGGTCATGTTTTCCACGTTGTTTTCGTGGATCACCACGTTGTCTTCGATACGAATGCCGCCGAACGGTTTCAGTGCTTCAATTTTCTGCCAGTTGAAGTGTTTGCTGAACTGCCCTTCACGCCACGGTGCCAGAAGCGATTCGATGAAGTAGATACCCGGTTCGATGGTTAACACCATGCCCGGCTGGAGAATACGGGTGCAGCGCAGGTACGGATATTTTGCCGGTGCCGCGAGGTGCGTACCGCTATCATCCTGCATAAAACCGGCTACGTCATGCACCTGCAGGCCCAGCGGATGGCCGATACCGTGCGGCATAAACGGTCCGGTGAGATCGTTTTCGACCATCGCTTCTTCACTCATATCGGTGATGATTTGATGTTTACGCAGCAGTTTGGCGATGCGCTGATGGAACTGGATATGGTAATCCACATAGCTGACGCCTGCTTTCATGGTGGCGATCAGCGCCAGTTGCTCATCATTTACGTCTTTCACCAGCTGTGCGTAGTCGTTGTCGCTTTTTGCCGACCAGGTACGGGTTAGATCAGCCGCATAGCCGTTATATTCGGCCCCGGCATCCAGCAGGAAGCTGCGCATCTCTTCCGGTGCCTGGTGGTCCAGTTTGGTGTAATGCAACACCGCAGCGTGTTCGTTAAGCGCCACAATGTTGCTATAAGGTACGTCGGTATCACGATGACCGGTCGCGGTCAGATAGGCAATGTTGATATCGAACTCGCTCATGCCAGAACGGAACGCTTCTTCTGCCGCGCGATGACCGTTGACCGCCATTTTCTGCGCTTCACGCATACAGGCCAGTTCGTACTCGGTTTTGAAGGAGCGGTAGTAATGCAGGTAGTCGATCACCCCTTTCGGGTTGATATTGCTGGCCTCAATACCCAGTTGCAGCGCACGTTCCGGCACCGGGCCGATATACCCGATATTGCCGCGCGCAGCTGGCAACAGGCTACCAATGCCATCGGCTTTCGGCAGCGCAATTACTTCCACGTCCTCAGTCCAGAAGGAGGTCGGCAGTGGTTCAACGTTGTGCCAGTAATCAACCGGCAGATAAAACCACAGTTTCGGCTTGTTCACGCCATCTACCAGCAACCAGCAGTTTGGCACCTGGGTTACCGGCACCCACGCTTTGAATTGCGGGTTCACTTTAAACGGATAGGGATGATCGTCGAGAAAAACGTTGAACAGTTCGCCGGAGTGAATAAGTAACGCATCCAGTTTGAAGCGCGCCAGCGCATCGCGAGTCCGTTCCTGTAAGGTAGCTATATGATTTTTATAGAGCGAGGCCAGTGATTCCATTTTTTACCCTTCTGTTTTTTGACCTTAAGTCTCCGCATCTTAGCACAACGTTAATACAGAGCGTGATTTCTGCCGAGCGTGATCAGATTGGCATTTTTTTAATCTTTTATTTGCATATTTTTAACACAAAATACACACTTCGTCTCATCTGGTACGACCAGATCACCTTGCGGATTCAGGAGACTGACATGCTTTACAAAGGCGACACCCTGTACCTTGACTGGCTGGAAGATGGCATTGCCGAACTGGTATTTGATGCCCCAGGTTCAGTTAATAAACTCGACACTGCGACCGTCGCCAGCCTCGGCGAGGCCATCGGCGTGCTGGAACAGCAATCAGATTTAAAAGGGCTGCTGCTGCGTTCGAATAAAGCAGCCTTTATCGTCGGTGCTGATATCACCGAATTCTTGTCCCTGTTCCTCGTTCCTGAAGAACAGTTAAGCCAGTGGCTGCATTTTGCCAATAGCGTGTTTAATCGCCTGGAAGATCTGCCGGTGCCGACCATTGCTGCCGTCAACGGCTATGCGCTGGGCGGTGGCTGCGAATGTGTGCTGGCGACCGATTATCGTCTGGCGACGCCAGATCTGCGCATCGGTCTGCCGGAAACCAAACTGGGCATTATGCCGGGCTTTGGCGGTTCTGTACGTATGCCACGTATGCTCGGTGCTGATAGTGCGCTGGAAATCATTGCCGCCGGTAAAGATGTCGGCGCGGATCAGGCGCTGAAAATCGGTCTGGTGGATGGCGTAGTCAAAGCAGAAAAACTGGTTGAAGGCGCGAAGGCGATTTTACGTCAGGCTATTAACGGCGACCTCGACTGGAAAGCGAAACGTCAGCCGAAGCTGGAACCGCTAAAACTGAGCAAGATTGAAGCCACCATGAGCTTCACCATCGCTAAAGGGATGGTCGCGCAAACGGCGGGGAAACATTACCCCGCACCCATCACCGCAGTAAAAACCATTGAAGCGGCTGCCCGTTTTGGTCGTGAAGAAGCATTAAATCTGGAAAACAAAAGTTTTGTCCCGCTGGCGCATACCAACGAAGCCCGCGCACTGGTCGGCATTTTCCTTAACGATCAATATGTAAAAGGTAAAGCGAAGAAACTCACCAAAGATGTTGAAACCCCGAAACAGGCCGCTGTGCTGGGCGCAGGCATTATGGGCGGCGGCATTGCTTACCAGTCTGCGTGGAAAGGCGTGCCGGTTGTCATGAAAGATATCAATGACAAGTCGTTAACCCTCGGTATGACTGAAGCCGCAAAACTGCTGAACAAGCAGCTTGAGCGCGGCAAGATCGACGGTCTGAAACTGGCTGGCGTGATCTCCACGATTCATCCAACGCTCGACTACGCCGGGTTTGATCGCGTGGACGTTGTGGTAGAAGCGGTTGTCGAAAACCCGAAAGTGAAAAAAGCCGTGCTGGCAGAAACCGAGCAGAAAGTACGCCCGGATACCGTGCTGGCTTCCAATACTTCAACCATTCCTATCAGCGAACTGGCCAACGCGCTGGAACGCCCGGAAAACTTCTGCGGGATGCATTTCTTTAACCCAGTGCACCGGATGCCGTTGGTGGAAATTATTCGCGGTGAGAAAAGCTCCGACGAAACCATCGCGAAAGTTGTCGCATGGGCGAGCAAGATGGGTAAAACGCCAATTGTGGTTAATGACTGCCCCGGCTTCTTTGTTAACCGCGTGCTGTTCCCCTATTTCGCCGGTTTCAGCCAGCTGCTGCGCGACGGCGCGGATTTTCGCAAGATCGACAAAGTGATGGAAAAACAGTTTGGCTGGCCGATGGGTCCGGCATACCTGCTGGATGTCGTGGGCATTGATACCGCGCATCACGCCCAGGCAGTGATGGCAGCAGGTTTCCCGCAGCGGATGCAGAAAGATTATCGCGATGCCATCGACGCACTGTTTGATGCCAACCGTTTTGGTCAGAAGAACGGCCTCGGTTTCTGGCGTTATAAAGAAGACAGCAAAGGTAAGCCGAAGAAAGAAGAAGATGCCGCCGTTGACGACCTGCTGGCAGAAGTCAGCCAGCCGAAGCGCGATTTCAGCGAAGAAGAGATTATCGCCCGCATGATGATCCCGATGGTCAACGAAGTGGTGCGTTGTCTGGAGGAAGGCATTATCGCCACTCCGGCAGAAGCCGATATGGCACTGGTCTACGGCCTGGGCTTCCCTCCGTTCCACGGCGGTGCGTTCCGCTGGCTGGACACCCTCGGTAGCGCAAAATATCTCGATATGGCACAGCAATATCAGCACCTCGGCCCGCTGTATGAAGTGCCGGAAGGTCTGCGTAATAAAGCGCGTCATAACGAACCGTACTATCCCCCGGTTGAGCCAGCCCGTCCGGTTGGCGACCTGAAAACGGCTTAAGGAGTCACAATGGAACAGGTTGTCATTGTCGATGCAATTCGTACCCCGATGGGCCGTTCGAAGGGCGGTGCTTTTCGTCACGTGCGTGCGGAAGATCTCTCCGCTCATTTAATGCGTAGCCTGCTGGCGCGTAACCCGGCGCTGGAAGCAGCGGCCCTCGATGATATTTACTGGGGTTGTGTGCAGCAGACGCTAGAGCAAGGTTTTAACATCGCCCGTAACGCGGCGCTGTTGGCAGAAGTGCCGCATTCTGTCCCAGCGATCACCGTCAATCGCTTGTGCGGTTCATCCATGCAGGCACTGCATGACGCAGCACGGATGATTATGACTGGCGATGCACAGGCATGTCTGGTCGGTGGCGTGGAGCATATGGGCCATGTGCCGATGAGTCACGGCGTCGATTTTCACCCCGGCCTGAGCCGCAATGTCGCCAAAGCGGCGGGCATGATGGGCTTAACGGCAGAAATGCTGGCGCGTATGCACGGTATCAGCCGTGAAATGCAGGATGCCTTTGCCGCGCGATCACACGCCCGCGCCTGGGCCGCCACGCAGTCGGGCGCATTTAAAAATGAAATCATCCCGACCGGTGGTCACGATGCCGACGGCGTCCTGAAGCAGTTTAATTACGACGAAGTGATTCGGCCGGAAACCACCGTGGAAGCCCTCGCCACGCTGCGTCCGGCGTTCGATCCAGTCAGCGGCACGGTAACGGCGGGTACGTCTTCCGCTCTCTCCGATGGCGCTGCAGCCATGCTGGTGATGAGTGAAAGCCGCGCCCGTGAATTAGGTCTTAAGCCACGCGCCCGCGTACGTTCGATGGCGGTCGTTGGTTGTGACCCGTCGATTATGGGTTACGGCCCGGTTCCAGCCTCGAAGCTGGCGCTGAAAAAAGCGGGGCTTTCTGCCAGCGATATCGGCGTGTTTGAAATGAATGAAGCTTTTGCCGCGCAGATCCTGCCATGTATTAAAGATCTGGGGCTAATGGAGCAGATTGACGAGAAGATCAACCTCAACGGTGGCGCGATCGCGCTGGGTCATCCGCTGGGTTGTTCCGGTGCGCGTATCAGCACCACGCTGCTGAATCTGATGGAACGCAAAGACGTTCAGTTTGGTCTGGCGACGATGTGTATCGGTCTGGGTCAGGGTATTGCAACGGTGTTTGAGCGGGTTTAACCACTTGCCGGATGCGGCGTGAATGCCTTATCCGGTCTACCGACCCGGCACTAATGTAGGCCTGATAAGACGCGCCAGCGCCGCATCAGGCATCGATTGCCGGATGCGGCGTAAACGCCTTATCCGGCCTACCGACCCGGCACCAATGTAGGCCTGATAAGACGCACCAGCGTCGCATCAGGCATCGTGCATCGATTGCCGGATGCGACATAGATCTAAATGCCACTGTATCACTGTATAAAGTTTTAGTTGCCGTTCTTCCCGCCTGTCAGGGGCGGGTTTTTTATATCTCAGATAAATGCAAACGCATCGCCAAACAGGCGATCTTCCCGCGCATTACGCTCGCTGCAAAACAGGTCACGGGCAATTTTCGCCATCTCAAAACGTCCGGCAATATAGATATCATGCTCTGCCAACGTACCATGATCCTGCAATACCGCCGTTAACACGGTGCCAGTACGCCCACGCCAGCCCGCTTCCGGTTGTTCAACCACCGGCACCACTTGCAAACCTGGATGCTTAAGCGAAAGCGCCTCAAGCTCGGAGAGATCATACAGATGCTGCTCTTCACGCCCGCCCCAGTAAATGGTGATATCACGGTTTGGGTTACGCGCCAACGCTGTCAGCAAAATCGAGCGGGCATAAGAGAACCCGGTGCCGCCCGCAATCAAAATCATCGGACGCTCTTCATCATCGCGCAGCCACGCTTCTCCGTGGGGAATATCGACCACGATTTGATGATCTTTGAGGATGCGGTCCATGACTGCTTTCGCGTAAAGGTTGATTTCAGAAGCGCCAATATGCAGCTCGATAAACTCTTTTTCATCCGGCGTCGAAGCCATTGAGAATGGACGTTTATCGCGCTCATCCATCACCACCATCAAATACTGACCAGCACGAAAAGAAAAGGCCGCGTCTGGCACGATGCGGACACGATATACGGTATCCGTGATAGCTTCTACCGAGGTCACTTTACAGCTTAAGGTTGTCATGCGCTTTCTCTGTCGGATCGATAAATAGGGCAAAACAAACGCGCATCAGGCGCTTTTACCGTTGTTAAAAATAGCCAGTTCATCCCAGATGGCGTCAATATGCGCGACAACATCTGGATCTTTTTTGATGGGACGTCCCCATTCACGCTGGGTTTCCCCCGGCCATTTATTCGTGGCATCCAGCCCCATTTTTGAACCCAGCCCGGAGACAGGCGAGGCAAAATCCAGATAATCAATAGGCGTATTTTCTACCAGAACAGTATCCCGAACCGGGTCCATACGGGTGGTAATCGCCCAAATCACATCGTTCCAGTCGCGTGCGTTGACGTCATCATCGCAAACGATCACAAATTTAGTGTACATAAACTGGCGTAAGAACGACCAGACACCCATCATGACGCGCTTCGCGTGTCCGGCGTACTGTTTTTTGATTGTCACTACCGCCAGACGATATGAACAGCCTTCCGGCGGCAGGTAAAAATCGACAATTTCCGGGAACTGTTTTTGCAGAATCGGCACGAACACTTCGTTCAACGCTACGCCCAGTACCGCGGGTTCATCTGGCGGACGCCCGGTATAGGTGGAATGGTAAATCGCATCTTCACGCTGGGTAATATGCGTCACGGTGAATACCGGGAAACTATCGACTTCGTTATAGTAACCGGTGTGGTCGCCATACGGCCCTTCCGGCGCCGTTTCACCTTGTTCGATATACCCTTCCAGCACAATCTCCGCACTGGCGGGCACTTCAAGGTCATTGGAGATACACTTCACCACTTCGGTCTTGGTGCCGCGCAGCAATCCGGCAAACGCATACTCTGAAAGCGTATCCGGAACGGGGGTGACTGCACCGAGAATCGTGGCGGGATCAGCACCCAGCGCCACAGAAACCGGGAAACGTTCGCCCGGATGCGCCGCACACCACTCCTGATAATCCAGCGCGCCGCCGCGATGCGACAGCCAGCGCATAATC
The nucleotide sequence above comes from Escherichia coli. Encoded proteins:
- the fadA gene encoding acetyl-CoA C-acyltransferase FadA: MEQVVIVDAIRTPMGRSKGGAFRHVRAEDLSAHLMRSLLARNPALEAAALDDIYWGCVQQTLEQGFNIARNAALLAEVPHSVPAITVNRLCGSSMQALHDAARMIMTGDAQACLVGGVEHMGHVPMSHGVDFHPGLSRNVAKAAGMMGLTAEMLARMHGISREMQDAFAARSHARAWAATQSGAFKNEIIPTGGHDADGVLKQFNYDEVIRPETTVEALATLRPAFDPVSGTVTAGTSSALSDGAAAMLVMSESRARELGLKPRARVRSMAVVGCDPSIMGYGPVPASKLALKKAGLSASDIGVFEMNEAFAAQILPCIKDLGLMEQIDEKINLNGGAIALGHPLGCSGARISTTLLNLMERKDVQFGLATMCIGLGQGIATVFERV
- the hemG gene encoding menaquinone-dependent protoporphyrinogen IX dehydrogenase; protein product: MKTLILFSTRDGQTREIAAYLASELKELGIQADVANVHRIEEPQWENYDRVVIGASIRYGHYHSAFQEFVKKHATRLNSMPSAFYSVNLVARKPEKRTPQTNSYARKFLMSSQWRPDRCAVIAGALRYPRYRWYDRFMIKLIMKMSGGETDTRKEVVYTDWQQVANFAREIAHLTDKPTLK
- the pepQ gene encoding Xaa-Pro dipeptidase, coding for MESLASLYKNHIATLQERTRDALARFKLDALLIHSGELFNVFLDDHPYPFKVNPQFKAWVPVTQVPNCWLLVDGVNKPKLWFYLPVDYWHNVEPLPTSFWTEDVEVIALPKADGIGSLLPAARGNIGYIGPVPERALQLGIEASNINPKGVIDYLHYYRSFKTEYELACMREAQKMAVNGHRAAEEAFRSGMSEFDINIAYLTATGHRDTDVPYSNIVALNEHAAVLHYTKLDHQAPEEMRSFLLDAGAEYNGYAADLTRTWSAKSDNDYAQLVKDVNDEQLALIATMKAGVSYVDYHIQFHQRIAKLLRKHQIITDMSEEAMVENDLTGPFMPHGIGHPLGLQVHDVAGFMQDDSGTHLAAPAKYPYLRCTRILQPGMVLTIEPGIYFIESLLAPWREGQFSKHFNWQKIEALKPFGGIRIEDNVVIHENNVENMTRDLKLA
- the fadB gene encoding fatty acid oxidation complex subunit alpha FadB gives rise to the protein MLYKGDTLYLDWLEDGIAELVFDAPGSVNKLDTATVASLGEAIGVLEQQSDLKGLLLRSNKAAFIVGADITEFLSLFLVPEEQLSQWLHFANSVFNRLEDLPVPTIAAVNGYALGGGCECVLATDYRLATPDLRIGLPETKLGIMPGFGGSVRMPRMLGADSALEIIAAGKDVGADQALKIGLVDGVVKAEKLVEGAKAILRQAINGDLDWKAKRQPKLEPLKLSKIEATMSFTIAKGMVAQTAGKHYPAPITAVKTIEAAARFGREEALNLENKSFVPLAHTNEARALVGIFLNDQYVKGKAKKLTKDVETPKQAAVLGAGIMGGGIAYQSAWKGVPVVMKDINDKSLTLGMTEAAKLLNKQLERGKIDGLKLAGVISTIHPTLDYAGFDRVDVVVEAVVENPKVKKAVLAETEQKVRPDTVLASNTSTIPISELANALERPENFCGMHFFNPVHRMPLVEIIRGEKSSDETIAKVVAWASKMGKTPIVVNDCPGFFVNRVLFPYFAGFSQLLRDGADFRKIDKVMEKQFGWPMGPAYLLDVVGIDTAHHAQAVMAAGFPQRMQKDYRDAIDALFDANRFGQKNGLGFWRYKEDSKGKPKKEEDAAVDDLLAEVSQPKRDFSEEEIIARMMIPMVNEVVRCLEEGIIATPAEADMALVYGLGFPPFHGGAFRWLDTLGSAKYLDMAQQYQHLGPLYEVPEGLRNKARHNEPYYPPVEPARPVGDLKTA
- the yigZ gene encoding IMPACT family protein, with the protein product MESWLIPAAPVTVVEEIKKSRFITLLAHTDGVEAAKAFVESVRAEHPDARHHCVAWVAGAPDDSQQLGFSDDGEPAGTAGKPMLAQLMGSGVGEITAVVVRYYGGILLGTGGLVKAYGGGVNQALRQLTTQRKTPLTEYTLQCEYSQLTGIEALLGQCGGKIINSDYQAFVLLRVALPAAKVAEFSAKLADFSRGSLQLLAIEE
- the trkH gene encoding Trk system potassium transporter TrkH; this encodes MHFRAITRIVGLLVILFSGTMIIPGLVALIYRDGAGRAFTQTFFVALAIGSMLWWPNRKEKGELKSREGFLIVVLFWTVLGSVGALPFIFSESPNLTITDAFFESFSGLTTTGATTLVGLDTLPHAILFYRQMLQWFGGMGIIVLAVAILPILGVGGMQLYRAEMPGPLKDNKMRPRIAETAKTLWLIYVLLTVACALALWFAGMDAFDAIGHSFATIAIGGFSTHDASIGYFDSPTINTIIAIFLLISGCNYGLHFSLLSGRSLKVYWRDPEFRMFIGVQFTLVVICTLVLWFHNVYSSALMTINQAFFQVVSMATTAGFTTDSIARWPLFLPVLLLCSAFIGGCAGSTGGGLKVIRILLLFKQGNRELKRLVHPNAVYSIKLGNRALPERILEAVWGFFSAYALVFIVSMLAIIATGVDDFSAFASVVATLNNLGPGLGVVADNFTSMNPVAKWILIANMLFGRLEVFTLLVLFTPTFWRE
- the fre gene encoding NAD(P)H-flavin reductase, producing MTTLSCKVTSVEAITDTVYRVRIVPDAAFSFRAGQYLMVVMDERDKRPFSMASTPDEKEFIELHIGASEINLYAKAVMDRILKDHQIVVDIPHGEAWLRDDEERPMILIAGGTGFSYARSILLTALARNPNRDITIYWGGREEQHLYDLSELEALSLKHPGLQVVPVVEQPEAGWRGRTGTVLTAVLQDHGTLAEHDIYIAGRFEMAKIARDLFCSERNAREDRLFGDAFAFI